The following are encoded in a window of Kaistia algarum genomic DNA:
- a CDS encoding SDR family oxidoreductase, with product MTNLKGKTALITGASSGIGAATALKLAKAGVKVGIAARRADRLDALKAEIVGQGGEALALDLDVADPDAVRSGVDRFIQTFDAIDILFNNAGVMPVAEIDQFKVGEWNAMVDINIKGVLNMTAAVLPHMIRQHSGHIFNTSSIAGRKVFGPGYTVYSATKFAVSAFSEGLRMEVGKKHNIRVTSIQPGAVATELPEQTTDPEKRRQLNDYRAAIRFLDPEDIADTLLFAAQAPAHVNVAELFVLPTEQI from the coding sequence ATGACTAATCTCAAAGGAAAGACTGCCCTCATCACCGGGGCATCGAGCGGCATCGGCGCGGCAACGGCGCTGAAACTGGCAAAGGCCGGCGTTAAGGTCGGCATCGCAGCAAGGCGGGCCGATCGGCTCGATGCTCTGAAGGCGGAGATTGTCGGCCAAGGTGGTGAGGCGCTCGCTCTCGACCTTGATGTGGCAGATCCCGATGCGGTCCGCTCGGGCGTCGATCGTTTCATACAAACGTTCGACGCGATTGACATCCTCTTCAACAATGCCGGTGTCATGCCTGTGGCGGAGATCGATCAGTTCAAGGTCGGCGAGTGGAATGCTATGGTCGATATAAACATAAAGGGCGTGCTCAACATGACGGCCGCCGTTCTGCCACACATGATCCGCCAGCATTCCGGACATATCTTCAACACCTCCTCTATCGCCGGACGAAAGGTATTCGGGCCGGGCTACACGGTCTATTCCGCAACGAAATTCGCCGTCAGTGCCTTCAGCGAAGGACTGCGGATGGAGGTCGGGAAAAAGCACAACATCCGCGTGACCAGCATCCAGCCGGGAGCCGTCGCCACCGAATTGCCCGAACAGACCACAGATCCGGAAAAGCGCAGGCAGCTCAATGACTACAGAGCCGCCATCAGATTTCTCGACCCGGAAGACATCGCCGACACGTTGCTCTTTGCGGCGCAGGCCCCCGCCCATGTCAATGTTGCCGAGTTGTTCGTTCTGCCGACTGAGCAAATTTGA
- a CDS encoding LysR family transcriptional regulator, whose protein sequence is MTGHIPMISLVQTLAVAEHLNFHHAANVLGVTQSSVSARVKALEETLGVQLFERRHRGVRLTEAGRQFVAGVSAGIGHLDHVIRTVGAFARGTEGRLHIGLHTSIAAGFLAELRQRYRDAYPGIEQIIAEGRSSETIGLVRDGKLDVAFVVNTPPPPDCHSRELWREPIVAALPISHPLASSSSVLWRDLVQEAFLVRTGASGPQVFDHVVRRVAERGASPQVHRRDVGRDTLMHMVATGDGITLTTEAASHVTFPGVVFRPIGDEPEAARFSAVWSPHNGSPALKNLLDLAIQMESSARAA, encoded by the coding sequence ATGACGGGCCATATTCCAATGATATCGTTGGTTCAAACCTTGGCGGTCGCTGAGCACCTAAATTTCCATCACGCGGCGAACGTTCTCGGCGTCACGCAGTCAAGCGTCAGCGCGCGCGTCAAGGCGCTCGAAGAGACGCTCGGCGTCCAGCTTTTCGAACGACGTCATCGCGGCGTCCGGCTGACTGAAGCCGGGCGTCAGTTCGTGGCCGGTGTCTCGGCTGGCATCGGGCATCTCGATCATGTCATCAGGACTGTCGGCGCTTTTGCCCGCGGGACCGAAGGAAGGCTTCACATTGGCCTGCACACTTCGATCGCCGCCGGATTCCTCGCTGAGTTGCGGCAGCGCTATCGCGACGCCTATCCCGGCATCGAGCAAATCATCGCCGAGGGGCGGTCATCGGAAACGATCGGTTTGGTCCGGGATGGCAAGCTCGACGTCGCTTTCGTCGTCAACACGCCGCCGCCGCCAGATTGCCATTCCCGAGAGTTGTGGCGGGAGCCTATCGTCGCGGCCTTGCCGATCTCTCATCCGCTGGCCTCATCTTCCTCGGTCCTATGGCGCGACCTTGTGCAGGAAGCCTTTTTGGTCCGCACGGGAGCCTCCGGCCCGCAAGTGTTCGACCATGTGGTGCGTCGCGTCGCCGAGCGCGGAGCTTCTCCGCAGGTCCATCGTCGCGATGTTGGCCGGGATACGCTCATGCACATGGTCGCAACGGGCGACGGGATCACCCTGACGACCGAGGCCGCGAGCCATGTCACGTTCCCCGGCGTGGTGTTTCGCCCGATCGGCGATGAGCCCGAAGCGGCCCGATTCAGCGCTGTCTGGTCGCCGCACAACGGCAGCCCTGCGCTCAAGAACCTTCTCGACCTCGCGATTCAGATGGAATCGTCAGCCCGAGCCGCTTGA
- a CDS encoding helix-turn-helix domain-containing protein, translating to MQKSLRTPRQILLQSLLVEARKAKGLTQAELAEALNKPQSFVAKYENGERRIDVVEFVDITSALGVSTADFLARIEPVVIRSRQPGD from the coding sequence ATGCAGAAATCCCTGCGCACGCCCCGACAAATACTATTGCAATCTCTTCTTGTCGAAGCGCGCAAGGCCAAGGGGCTCACGCAGGCCGAGTTGGCGGAGGCGCTGAACAAGCCGCAGTCGTTCGTCGCCAAGTATGAAAACGGCGAACGACGGATTGATGTCGTCGAGTTTGTCGACATTACTTCGGCGCTTGGCGTCTCCACCGCCGATTTCCTTGCCAGAATAGAACCTGTCGTGATCCGATCGCGACAACCGGGCGATTGA
- a CDS encoding DNA -binding domain-containing protein produces the protein MRVRPELDPDVDDLAPTEPEITIYDERRFVTYLRLLDAEADGADWQEVAQIVLHRDPSAEHTRLCWQSHLERAHWMTKTGYLKILEQATAEARSTLN, from the coding sequence ATGCGGGTACGCCCTGAGCTTGACCCCGATGTCGATGACCTGGCTCCGACCGAGCCGGAGATCACGATCTATGACGAGCGGCGCTTCGTCACCTATCTGCGCCTGCTTGACGCCGAGGCGGACGGAGCCGACTGGCAGGAGGTGGCGCAAATCGTGTTGCACCGCGACCCATCCGCCGAACACACACGCCTCTGTTGGCAAAGCCATCTTGAGCGCGCGCACTGGATGACCAAGACCGGCTACCTCAAGATACTGGAACAAGCGACGGCCGAAGCGCGATCAACGCTGAACTGA
- a CDS encoding conjugal transfer protein TraG gives MRGGQILWGQIALVFTIIGLTTWAATQWTAWRLGFQAQLGEPLLVLAGWPIYYPPAFFWWWYFYDAYAPSIFIEGAIIAASGGFSSIAVAIGLSVIRARQAKNVATYGSARWAEPEEIKAAGLLDPDGVLLGRLDRDYLRHDGPEHVLCFAPTRSGKGVGLVVPTLLTWPGSTIIHDIKGENWGLTAGFRSRHGRVLLFDPTDPTSSAYNPLLEVRRGDKEVRDVQNIADILVDPEGALDKRNHWEKTSHSLLVGAILHVLYAEADKTLAGVANFLSDPKRPVEATLRAMMSTPHLGEAGVHPVIASSARELLNKSDNERSGVLSTAMSFLGLYRDPVVAKVTARCDWRIADLVTGERPVSLYLVVPPSDINRTKPLIRLLLNQVGRRLTEDLKTSANRHRLLLMLDEFPALGRLDFFESALAFMAGYGIKSFLIAQSLNQIEKAYGANNSVLDNCHVRVAFATNDERTAKRVSDALGTATEMRDSTNYAGHRLSPWLGHLMVSRQETARPLLTPGEVMQLPPADELLLVAGVPPVRAKKARYYEDARFRERVLPPPKSTAARYPAKPPADDWSALAIPVATAGAVSGHTDSAIADPANAGIRREPELPEHEDIAPVERPAIGEFDVLDDEPDVDAAKARSLRQQVTSVARQATMDPADGIEL, from the coding sequence ATGCGCGGAGGTCAGATTCTCTGGGGGCAGATCGCCCTCGTTTTCACCATCATAGGGTTGACGACATGGGCCGCGACCCAATGGACGGCGTGGCGTCTCGGCTTTCAGGCGCAACTTGGCGAGCCGTTGTTGGTCCTGGCGGGCTGGCCGATCTACTATCCGCCCGCTTTCTTCTGGTGGTGGTATTTCTACGACGCCTATGCACCGTCGATATTCATCGAAGGGGCGATCATTGCAGCTTCAGGCGGCTTCAGTTCCATCGCCGTCGCAATCGGCCTGTCCGTCATCCGGGCACGGCAGGCAAAGAACGTCGCCACCTATGGATCGGCGCGCTGGGCCGAGCCGGAGGAGATCAAGGCTGCCGGGCTGCTTGATCCCGATGGCGTTCTGCTCGGCCGTCTCGACCGCGACTATCTGCGCCATGACGGCCCGGAGCATGTACTGTGCTTTGCACCGACCCGCAGCGGCAAGGGCGTCGGACTCGTTGTGCCGACACTGCTGACCTGGCCGGGCAGCACAATCATTCACGACATCAAGGGCGAGAATTGGGGACTGACGGCCGGTTTCCGGTCGCGGCACGGCCGCGTGCTGCTGTTCGATCCGACCGATCCAACCTCGTCGGCCTATAATCCGCTGCTGGAGGTACGGCGCGGCGACAAGGAGGTCCGCGACGTGCAGAACATCGCCGACATCCTCGTCGATCCCGAAGGCGCTCTCGACAAGCGCAACCATTGGGAAAAGACCAGCCATTCGTTGCTGGTCGGCGCGATCTTGCACGTCCTCTATGCCGAGGCCGACAAGACGCTCGCTGGCGTTGCCAATTTCCTGTCCGATCCGAAGCGTCCCGTCGAGGCGACGTTGCGCGCGATGATGAGCACGCCGCACCTGGGCGAAGCCGGGGTGCATCCTGTCATCGCATCATCGGCACGCGAACTGCTGAACAAAAGCGACAACGAACGGTCGGGCGTGCTTTCGACCGCCATGTCGTTTCTCGGCCTGTATCGTGATCCGGTCGTGGCGAAGGTGACGGCGCGCTGCGACTGGCGCATCGCCGATCTTGTCACAGGCGAAAGACCCGTCAGCCTCTATCTCGTCGTGCCGCCCTCCGACATCAACCGCACCAAGCCGCTGATCCGTCTGCTGCTCAATCAGGTCGGACGGCGACTGACCGAAGACCTGAAGACATCGGCCAATCGCCATCGGCTCCTGCTGATGCTGGACGAGTTTCCGGCGCTGGGAAGGTTGGATTTCTTCGAGTCCGCGCTGGCCTTCATGGCGGGCTACGGCATCAAAAGCTTCCTGATCGCACAGAGCCTCAACCAGATCGAAAAGGCATATGGCGCGAACAACAGTGTGCTCGACAACTGCCATGTGCGCGTTGCCTTCGCCACCAATGACGAGCGCACCGCAAAGCGCGTGTCGGACGCGCTCGGCACCGCGACGGAAATGCGCGATTCCACCAACTATGCCGGCCACCGGCTTTCGCCCTGGCTTGGTCATCTCATGGTGTCGCGGCAGGAGACGGCCCGGCCGCTTCTCACCCCCGGCGAGGTGATGCAACTTCCACCCGCTGACGAATTGCTGCTGGTAGCGGGTGTACCGCCGGTGCGGGCGAAGAAGGCCCGCTATTACGAGGATGCACGGTTCCGCGAACGTGTTCTGCCGCCGCCGAAATCCACCGCTGCGAGATACCCGGCCAAGCCGCCCGCCGATGATTGGTCGGCGCTGGCGATCCCGGTTGCGACTGCGGGAGCCGTATCCGGCCATACGGATAGCGCCATTGCCGATCCGGCCAATGCCGGCATCCGCCGCGAGCCGGAATTGCCGGAGCATGAGGACATCGCGCCGGTCGAACGCCCGGCCATCGGCGAGTTCGACGTGCTGGACGATGAACCGGACGTGGACGCCGCCAAGGCCCGTAGCCTCCGCCAGCAGGTCACTTCGGTTGCCCGGCAGGCGACGATGGACCCCGCTGACGGCATCGAGTTGTGA
- a CDS encoding ribbon-helix-helix domain-containing protein has translation MQTKTRMNVYFEPELLKKVEALALRRNVSKSAVIEAAVASFLSADASERLEAVFARRMDRIGRQIDGMDEDLAILGETLSLFIRFWMIVTPPLPDSAQASAKAKGTERFDGFLQTLGRKLATGDRFLKDLSRDIDSRRNGGEN, from the coding sequence ATGCAGACGAAAACCCGCATGAACGTCTATTTCGAGCCGGAACTTCTGAAAAAGGTCGAGGCGCTGGCGCTGCGCCGCAACGTTTCCAAATCCGCTGTCATCGAAGCTGCCGTGGCGTCCTTCCTGTCCGCCGACGCCTCGGAACGGCTGGAGGCGGTGTTCGCCCGCCGCATGGACCGGATCGGCCGACAGATCGACGGCATGGACGAAGACCTCGCCATTCTCGGCGAAACGCTATCACTGTTCATCCGCTTCTGGATGATCGTCACGCCGCCGCTGCCCGATAGCGCGCAGGCGTCGGCCAAGGCGAAAGGCACGGAGAGGTTCGACGGCTTCCTGCAAACGCTCGGCCGGAAGCTGGCGACCGGCGATCGGTTCCTCAAGGACCTGTCCCGTGACATCGACTCGCGACGAAACGGAGGCGAAAATTGA
- the trbB gene encoding P-type conjugative transfer ATPase TrbB: protein MAASHHHSEGSARGARMLRTALGPAIARFLEDAAVVEVMLNPDGRIWIDRLSEGLADTGERLSPADGERIVRLVAHHVGAEVHAGAPRVSAELPETGERFEGLLPPVVAAPAFAIRKPAVAVFTLDDYVAAGIMSAEQAEALRNGVASRANILVAGGTSTGKTTLTNALLAEVAKTSDRVVIIEDTRELQCAAPNLVAMRTKDGVASLSDLVRSSLRLRPDRIPVGEVRGPEALDLLKAWGTGHPGGVGTIHAGSAIGALRRMEQLIQEVVVTVPRALIAETIDLVAVLSGRGSARRLCELARVKGLGPDGDYRVVPAVIEGNGVAASSTQALNHEGDHP, encoded by the coding sequence ATGGCCGCTTCACATCACCATTCGGAAGGTTCAGCAAGGGGCGCACGGATGCTGCGCACCGCGCTCGGTCCGGCCATTGCCCGGTTTCTCGAAGATGCCGCCGTGGTCGAGGTGATGCTGAACCCGGACGGGCGCATCTGGATCGACCGGCTCTCCGAAGGGCTTGCCGACACCGGCGAACGACTGTCGCCCGCCGATGGCGAGCGCATCGTGCGCCTTGTCGCCCATCATGTCGGCGCGGAAGTTCATGCCGGAGCGCCGCGTGTCTCGGCTGAACTGCCCGAGACCGGGGAGCGGTTCGAGGGGCTGCTGCCGCCCGTCGTCGCGGCCCCGGCCTTCGCCATCCGCAAGCCCGCCGTCGCCGTGTTCACGCTCGACGATTATGTCGCGGCCGGGATCATGTCCGCCGAACAGGCCGAGGCATTGCGCAATGGCGTTGCGTCCCGCGCCAACATCCTCGTGGCGGGCGGCACGTCCACCGGCAAGACGACGCTCACCAATGCCCTGCTGGCCGAGGTGGCGAAGACATCCGATCGCGTCGTCATCATCGAGGACACGCGCGAACTACAATGCGCCGCGCCCAACCTCGTCGCCATGCGGACGAAGGACGGCGTCGCGTCCCTGTCCGATCTTGTCCGTTCCAGCCTGCGCCTGCGCCCCGACCGCATCCCGGTCGGCGAGGTGCGCGGCCCGGAGGCGCTGGACCTGCTGAAAGCATGGGGCACCGGCCATCCAGGAGGCGTCGGGACGATCCATGCGGGCAGCGCCATTGGTGCGCTTCGCCGGATGGAACAGCTCATTCAGGAAGTCGTCGTCACCGTGCCGCGTGCGCTGATCGCCGAGACGATCGACCTCGTAGCTGTCCTGTCCGGCCGTGGTTCCGCACGCCGGCTCTGCGAACTCGCTCGCGTCAAGGGTCTTGGCCCGGACGGCGATTACCGCGTCGTGCCCGCCGTCATCGAGGGCAACGGCGTTGCGGCATCCTCAACCCAAGCCCTCAACCACGAAGGAGACCATCCATGA